The following are encoded together in the Primulina tabacum isolate GXHZ01 chromosome 18, ASM2559414v2, whole genome shotgun sequence genome:
- the LOC142533719 gene encoding uncharacterized protein LOC142533719, translating to MLEKMKQKRVKDKDFSEFTSQLDGSTLSKLPELNNEVLERCKHIIFPISYRAHWILLGYTRGDKYFTLRDSLSGPVYKGAAMKIAKFMSGYLWNVKNCDVGKGEVIALKCRQQGNDLNCGVYVCLWGECFARDNPTFWNEEWSTSMEGYRARIALAILSDERGLFKGLK from the exons ATGCTCGAGAAAATGAAGCAGAAGAGGGTCAAAGATAAAGATTTTTCTGAATTTACATCACAGTTGGACGGGAGTACATTGAGCAAGTTGCCTGAACTAAACAACGAGGTTCTAGAACGCTGTAAGCACATAATTTTCCCGATTAGTTACAGAGCACATTGGATCTTGCTCGGGTATACTCGAGGCGATAAGTATTTCACACTAAGGGATTCTCTTAGTGGTCCTGTTTACAAAGGTGCAGCCATGAAAATT GCCAAATTTATGTCTGGATATCTTTGGAATGTGAAAAATTGTGATGTTGGCAAAGGTGAAGTGATTGCGTTAAAATGTAGGCAACAAGGAAATGATTTGAATTGTGGTGTTTATGTTTGTCTATGGGGTGAATGTTTTGCTAGAGATAACCCGACATTTTGGAATGAAGAATGGAGTACTTCAATGGAAGGGTATAGAGCTCGGATTGCTTTGGCGATTTTGTCTGATGAACGAGGCTTGTTCAAAGGTTTAAAATGA